In Pelotomaculum isophthalicicum JI, a genomic segment contains:
- a CDS encoding PQQ-dependent sugar dehydrogenase, translating into MTKVKVGLRPIVTNINLPTVLKTTILPGDSDESLFFTTQVGEIFFIRNGVIKIFLDIREKILKLGVSAGGYDERGLIGLAFHPEFYYYSLFYLHYSVEGTQGPGALPGPFRPDPCDPGTLNLKWTNREINYDHIDTVEEWVLQSNGQPRKLRTLLNLRRPFLNHNGVNSLNFSPETRKLVLTTGDGGSGFDPFNLSQDDHEIAGKIIEIDVVRNTFIYNPPVVTRFDELPGSIQETLTVIAKGVRNMPGISYQRVNNYYIKYVGNVGQDLVKSIFSFVNYKPIPVTQLVQNSSEKSELDLQRFINFGWRAWEGVLPSSILRKCPANPDLNEKVAAYYDEVVKTSTQRLKPLISYFHEDPRPDKFAGTALTGVQTYMGNSIPGLMGSVVFTDLARRNGSEPRARGV; encoded by the coding sequence TTGACAAAAGTTAAAGTAGGGTTGCGTCCTATTGTTACTAATATAAATTTGCCCACTGTTTTGAAAACAACCATACTTCCGGGTGATTCAGACGAAAGTTTATTTTTTACAACCCAGGTAGGGGAGATCTTTTTTATAAGAAATGGAGTTATAAAGATTTTTTTAGATATTCGCGAGAAAATCCTAAAACTAGGTGTTTCCGCCGGCGGATATGATGAACGCGGATTAATAGGATTAGCGTTTCATCCCGAATTTTATTATTATAGTTTGTTTTATCTTCATTATTCCGTAGAAGGAACACAAGGTCCAGGGGCTCTCCCCGGTCCTTTTAGGCCTGACCCGTGTGATCCCGGCACTTTAAACTTAAAGTGGACAAATAGAGAAATTAACTATGATCATATTGATACAGTTGAAGAATGGGTCTTACAATCAAATGGTCAACCTCGAAAACTTCGGACATTACTTAATTTAAGAAGACCATTCTTAAATCATAATGGTGTAAATAGCTTAAACTTTTCACCCGAAACAAGAAAACTTGTTTTAACTACGGGAGATGGCGGATCAGGCTTTGATCCGTTTAATTTAAGCCAAGATGATCATGAAATCGCCGGCAAAATAATTGAAATTGATGTGGTTAGGAACACCTTTATCTATAATCCACCTGTGGTTACCCGTTTTGATGAACTTCCCGGATCTATTCAGGAAACCCTTACAGTGATTGCCAAAGGGGTCCGTAATATGCCAGGTATTTCTTATCAAAGGGTTAATAATTATTATATTAAATATGTGGGAAATGTCGGACAGGATTTAGTTAAGTCTATTTTTTCATTCGTTAATTATAAACCAATACCGGTCACTCAGCTTGTTCAAAATTCTTCAGAGAAATCCGAACTCGACCTGCAAAGATTTATTAACTTTGGATGGAGAGCGTGGGAAGGTGTTCTCCCTTCCTCGATTTTAAGGAAATGCCCTGCCAATCCGGATTTAAATGAGAAAGTGGCTGCTTATTATGACGAAGTTGTAAAAACCTCAACGCAACGTCTTAAGCCTTTAATCAGTTATTTTCATGAAGATCCCCGGCCCGATAAGTTTGCAGGAACCGCGCTTACAGGGGTCCAAACATATATGGGAAATAGTATCCCCGGTTTAATGGGGAGTGTTGTTTTTACCGATCTTGCCCGACGTAATGGGTCTGAACCTCGAGCCAGAGGAGTTTAG
- a CDS encoding molybdopterin-containing oxidoreductase family protein → MSVKTIISDCMLCVWDCGIKAHLEDGRLIKVEGLPEHPVSRGYICPRGEALPDYVYSSNRLRTPMLREKGYWQRVNWDTALDYCAEKLTRVKEKYDAKSLAVFCGSVGVENIEVATFARRFKGAFGTPNLLSVENICYRARILARQLTFGRYPLDDPKDSRCIVLWGHNPDGSKGMLGELIREKLAKEGLKLIVINPKRIPLAEETFHLPIRPGTDMALALAMINVIIKEDLYDHDFVKEYTVGFDELVKHVENYTPEWAQEITWLPASDIITAARMFAQVKPGCIIQGINSLDQHRNGLQNSRILSILQAITGNVFKPGSWVTVPRIPLTNLSFKDQEKPIGADDFPVFSSLWGRQAPFGIATLFPEAVLEGKPYPVRACIVTAANPVVSFPAAGLFKKAFAGLDFLAVIDPFFSETAELADVVLPACTFLEKGGLSYVYGVVFGEPFAMLHHKVIEPISDSWPDWKIWSELARRLGLGEYFPWQSDEEVMDAFIEPGDFKDQLKASPLGTYYGEKQYNVHEKKKLGTPSGIIELYSQTLKDYGYDPIPVYMEPYQSPVNTPELYQKYPLILISGERRQEYTHTQQRHVPVLRNSNREPLAEIHPATASQYGVLDYSMIRVETKSGSMKLRACLTEKIAPGVVSVPHGWADANVNLLVDMEAIDPITAYPDFKAVLCRIESV, encoded by the coding sequence ATGTCTGTTAAAACAATTATCAGCGACTGCATGTTATGTGTCTGGGATTGCGGTATCAAAGCTCATCTTGAAGACGGGCGTCTGATCAAGGTAGAGGGTTTACCGGAACATCCCGTAAGCCGTGGCTACATTTGTCCGCGCGGGGAAGCCCTGCCTGATTACGTCTACTCATCTAACCGCTTGCGTACCCCGATGCTGCGTGAGAAAGGGTATTGGCAAAGGGTTAACTGGGATACAGCCCTGGATTATTGCGCGGAAAAATTAACCAGGGTTAAAGAGAAATACGACGCCAAATCGCTGGCAGTTTTTTGTGGGTCGGTAGGGGTGGAAAACATTGAGGTTGCTACCTTTGCCCGCCGTTTCAAAGGGGCTTTCGGCACACCAAATCTGTTGTCTGTGGAAAACATCTGCTACCGGGCCAGAATCTTAGCCCGGCAGCTGACTTTTGGCCGTTATCCCCTGGATGATCCAAAAGATTCCCGGTGTATCGTATTATGGGGTCACAATCCGGACGGTTCCAAAGGTATGTTAGGCGAACTGATCCGGGAGAAGTTAGCCAAAGAAGGGCTAAAACTTATTGTAATAAACCCAAAGCGGATCCCGCTGGCTGAGGAAACCTTTCATTTGCCAATCCGTCCGGGCACCGATATGGCGCTGGCCTTGGCCATGATCAATGTGATAATCAAAGAAGACCTTTATGATCATGATTTTGTTAAGGAGTATACAGTTGGTTTCGATGAACTGGTTAAACATGTTGAAAACTATACTCCTGAATGGGCTCAGGAAATTACGTGGCTACCGGCGTCTGATATCATAACAGCAGCCAGGATGTTTGCGCAGGTAAAACCAGGCTGCATTATTCAGGGGATAAACAGCCTTGACCAGCACCGTAACGGTCTGCAAAATTCGCGAATCTTATCCATCTTGCAAGCGATTACCGGCAATGTTTTTAAGCCGGGCAGTTGGGTAACGGTGCCTCGTATACCGCTGACCAATTTAAGCTTTAAGGATCAGGAAAAACCAATCGGAGCGGATGACTTCCCGGTATTTAGCTCGCTCTGGGGCCGGCAGGCGCCATTTGGCATCGCAACATTGTTTCCTGAGGCCGTTCTGGAGGGAAAACCCTATCCTGTTAGGGCCTGCATTGTTACGGCAGCAAATCCGGTAGTATCCTTCCCGGCAGCCGGTCTGTTTAAAAAGGCCTTTGCCGGCCTTGACTTTTTAGCTGTTATTGATCCGTTTTTTAGTGAAACGGCAGAGTTGGCCGACGTTGTCCTACCCGCCTGCACCTTCCTGGAGAAAGGCGGCCTGTCATATGTCTACGGGGTAGTATTTGGGGAGCCTTTCGCGATGCTCCATCATAAGGTTATCGAACCAATTAGTGACAGTTGGCCGGATTGGAAGATCTGGAGCGAATTGGCCAGACGCCTTGGTCTTGGAGAATACTTCCCCTGGCAGAGCGACGAAGAAGTGATGGACGCTTTTATTGAACCCGGGGATTTCAAGGATCAGCTAAAGGCCAGTCCTCTGGGAACGTATTACGGCGAAAAACAATATAACGTGCATGAAAAGAAAAAACTGGGCACGCCCAGCGGTATCATTGAACTTTACTCACAGACGTTAAAAGACTACGGCTACGATCCCATCCCGGTATACATGGAACCTTATCAAAGCCCGGTCAATACGCCGGAACTGTACCAAAAATATCCTCTTATCCTGATCAGCGGGGAGCGCAGGCAGGAATACACCCATACACAACAACGTCACGTGCCGGTCCTACGTAATAGCAACCGCGAACCGCTGGCCGAGATTCACCCGGCTACCGCCAGTCAGTATGGAGTGCTGGATTACAGTATGATCCGGGTTGAAACAAAAAGCGGCAGCATGAAGCTTCGCGCCTGTCTGACAGAAAAAATAGCGCCTGGCGTGGTTAGTGTTCCACACGGCTGGGCCGACGCCAATGTTAACTTATTGGTTGATATGGAAGCAATTGACCCGATAACTGCTTACCCTGATTTCAAGGCGGTGCTTTGCCGGATAGAATCCGTATAA
- a CDS encoding MerR family transcriptional regulator: MEYRIKISDFAKLTGSTLKTVIYYHKIGLLQEPERSPVGYRLYGPAELSRMRLIKRLKSLGLDLNHIKEILGDSQSTTTLREVLQSLRTELLSEKKSLEERVAKIDTLLNEDKVLMNEDSFGSPSFQMISEILGPDQIEKYIQTCPALFDQQRKLYGILDDFQWGEDYRGNFRALAEYFKEHPEQYQISLDYGVRLAKLAQLPEDAPEVEALARESAEFIKSIPQLREMLCNQPGIKKPLESLYNNIVSNIISPAQMKHMQLLQQYLNS, translated from the coding sequence ATGGAGTATCGAATAAAAATCAGCGATTTTGCCAAATTGACTGGAAGTACGCTAAAAACCGTTATCTATTATCATAAAATCGGTTTACTGCAGGAACCGGAGCGTTCACCGGTGGGCTACCGCTTATACGGGCCGGCTGAGCTATCTCGTATGCGGTTAATCAAACGCTTAAAATCCTTGGGGCTGGATCTGAACCACATTAAAGAAATATTGGGAGATTCACAAAGCACCACAACCTTGCGGGAAGTCTTGCAGTCCTTGCGAACTGAGCTTCTAAGCGAGAAGAAAAGCCTTGAAGAACGAGTGGCGAAAATTGATACACTGCTAAATGAAGATAAAGTACTCATGAATGAGGATAGTTTCGGTTCCCCTTCTTTTCAAATGATCTCAGAGATACTGGGACCGGATCAAATAGAAAAATATATTCAAACCTGCCCGGCTCTGTTTGATCAGCAACGGAAATTGTATGGCATCCTGGATGATTTTCAGTGGGGCGAGGATTACCGGGGAAATTTTCGAGCATTAGCCGAGTATTTTAAAGAGCACCCTGAGCAATATCAAATTTCTTTGGATTATGGAGTACGACTTGCCAAGCTGGCCCAGTTGCCCGAAGATGCTCCGGAGGTTGAAGCTTTGGCCCGGGAATCTGCAGAATTCATCAAAAGTATACCTCAGTTAAGGGAGATGTTATGCAATCAGCCGGGAATAAAGAAACCCCTTGAAAGCCTATATAATAATATAGTATCTAACATTATTTCGCCGGCCCAGATGAAGCACATGCAACTTCTTCAACAATACCTCAATTCTTGA
- a CDS encoding TatD family hydrolase: protein MLADVHMHLAQDPALSLERAKNAGVDIVLAAAMDVTTSRINVILAEKFSQVKACVGIHPWRSNLYNPEAEKTIAELIKGGKVTAISETGIDTVRCMSDDFRTELAPLPLEVQIKAFRAQVRLAINNDLFLVLHDRGATSEILNVFDDFAERPPRGIVHGFSGTIDEALMYRQRGFLIAINKRDLPAINSIVETLTLNEIALETDSNEPGNVVDVCEAVALLKKVTRGEVEEATTANLKNLIDFGLS from the coding sequence ATGTTAGCTGATGTGCATATGCATTTAGCTCAGGACCCGGCTCTTTCATTGGAGAGGGCAAAGAATGCCGGAGTAGATATTGTGTTAGCAGCCGCTATGGATGTAACTACTTCGCGGATAAATGTTATTTTAGCCGAAAAGTTTAGCCAGGTTAAGGCGTGTGTCGGCATCCATCCCTGGCGATCAAATCTTTATAACCCGGAAGCAGAAAAGACTATTGCAGAATTGATTAAAGGGGGTAAAGTAACAGCAATCAGCGAGACGGGAATAGATACGGTTCGTTGCATGTCTGATGATTTCCGGACTGAATTGGCGCCTCTTCCTTTGGAAGTGCAAATAAAAGCTTTTCGTGCTCAGGTGCGTTTAGCAATAAATAACGATCTATTTTTAGTATTGCATGACCGTGGAGCTACCAGTGAAATTTTAAACGTATTTGATGATTTTGCTGAGCGGCCTCCAAGAGGCATTGTGCATGGCTTTAGTGGTACAATTGATGAAGCCCTCATGTATCGACAAAGGGGATTTCTAATTGCTATCAATAAACGTGACCTTCCAGCAATTAACTCCATCGTGGAAACCTTAACTCTTAATGAAATTGCGTTGGAAACAGACTCCAATGAGCCTGGGAACGTAGTGGATGTATGTGAGGCTGTAGCGTTACTTAAGAAAGTAACCAGGGGAGAAGTGGAAGAAGCGACTACAGCAAACCTTAAAAATTTAATAGACTTTGGTCTTTCATAG
- a CDS encoding DUF3795 domain-containing protein, giving the protein MSKGQLGLSTPDKRLAAVCGLFCTACALYIGTKEDPERLKIMATRFQIPVEELECHGCRSEKRGIFCREYCKMTKCVIEKGIDFCGECPEYPCDELKEFQAKMPHRNELWKSHERIKEVGYEKWYAEQVEHYSCPACGTINSAYDMACRKCGATPSCNFVKLHKDEII; this is encoded by the coding sequence ATGAGTAAAGGACAATTGGGTCTCAGTACTCCAGACAAACGGCTTGCCGCCGTCTGCGGGCTGTTTTGTACCGCCTGCGCCTTGTATATCGGCACCAAAGAAGATCCGGAAAGATTAAAGATTATGGCCACGCGCTTCCAAATCCCGGTGGAAGAATTGGAATGCCATGGCTGCCGGTCGGAAAAACGAGGCATTTTCTGTAGAGAGTACTGCAAAATGACCAAATGCGTCATTGAAAAAGGAATCGACTTTTGTGGCGAATGCCCGGAATATCCCTGTGACGAGCTGAAAGAATTTCAGGCCAAGATGCCGCACCGCAACGAATTGTGGAAATCCCACGAACGCATCAAGGAAGTTGGGTATGAAAAATGGTACGCAGAACAGGTTGAGCATTACTCGTGCCCCGCGTGCGGTACCATAAACTCCGCCTATGACATGGCATGCAGGAAATGTGGCGCAACCCCGAGCTGTAATTTTGTGAAATTACACAAAGATGAAATAATCTAA
- a CDS encoding nucleotide pyrophosphohydrolase, translating into MISDKNTTIQDIKDLVAAFVKEREWEQFHSPKNLSMSIAIEAAELMEIFQWSDGCLDDKKIEKVREELADVVIYCLCMANVTGIDLATAIKSKVAANALKYPVEKYKGRYK; encoded by the coding sequence ATGATTTCAGATAAAAACACAACAATACAAGATATTAAAGACTTGGTGGCTGCCTTTGTAAAAGAGCGTGAATGGGAGCAGTTCCACAGCCCCAAAAACTTATCTATGTCTATTGCCATCGAAGCCGCGGAATTAATGGAAATATTCCAGTGGTCGGACGGGTGCTTGGACGATAAAAAAATTGAGAAGGTCCGAGAGGAACTTGCTGATGTAGTAATTTACTGTTTGTGCATGGCAAATGTCACAGGCATAGATTTAGCCACAGCGATTAAAAGCAAGGTTGCTGCCAATGCCCTGAAATATCCGGTAGAAAAGTATAAAGGTAGATATAAATAA
- a CDS encoding stalk domain-containing protein, with the protein MRKILISLLTLFLITFYTQAYTSPENKAVFQLGNDKFTLNNQEQSMDTIPIVKSSRVFVPIRYIAYACGIDDKDILWDMSTQTVTLNSNNKRLSAKVGSKQLVNNGHVVDMDVAPVMINDRVFLPARWIAEAYNYKIEWDQASKSILIYPRGNIKPHPPEQPAVLLVNKTHRLPDDYHPDPLDNYNGYQVSKSMNYPLQALFTAADEQSINLGINSGYRDVESQQQIFNERVSQLGLQEAKSAAALPGYSEHQTGLAVDLEGDSNAYSWLKANCWSYGFILRYPKGGEEITGYSYEPWHFRYVGIPIASFMHANNIQTLEEFIDTYISD; encoded by the coding sequence ATGAGAAAGATTTTAATTTCGCTTCTCACCCTATTTCTAATAACCTTCTATACGCAAGCGTATACTTCACCTGAAAATAAGGCCGTATTCCAACTGGGCAACGATAAATTTACATTAAATAACCAAGAACAAAGTATGGACACAATTCCTATTGTTAAAAGCAGCCGTGTTTTCGTGCCTATCCGGTATATTGCTTATGCCTGTGGAATAGACGACAAGGATATATTATGGGACATGAGTACCCAAACCGTAACCCTAAACTCAAATAATAAACGTCTTTCGGCGAAGGTAGGCAGCAAGCAACTAGTTAATAATGGTCACGTAGTGGATATGGATGTTGCTCCTGTAATGATAAACGATAGAGTTTTTTTGCCGGCCCGCTGGATCGCTGAAGCGTATAATTATAAAATTGAATGGGACCAGGCAAGCAAATCAATCTTAATTTACCCCCGAGGAAATATAAAGCCGCATCCACCTGAACAACCAGCTGTTCTATTAGTTAACAAAACACATCGCTTACCGGATGACTATCATCCAGATCCCTTGGACAACTATAACGGATATCAAGTTTCTAAATCAATGAACTATCCTCTCCAGGCACTCTTTACAGCAGCTGATGAACAATCGATTAACCTCGGCATCAACTCCGGCTACCGTGATGTTGAAAGCCAACAACAAATTTTTAATGAGCGAGTTAGCCAGTTGGGTTTACAAGAAGCCAAGTCAGCCGCGGCACTGCCGGGTTACAGCGAACACCAAACCGGACTTGCAGTTGATCTGGAGGGTGATTCAAACGCTTACTCCTGGCTTAAGGCAAATTGCTGGAGTTATGGGTTTATCCTGCGTTATCCTAAGGGCGGTGAGGAAATCACAGGTTATTCCTATGAGCCCTGGCATTTTCGTTACGTTGGTATACCAATTGCATCGTTTATGCATGCAAACAACATACAGACGTTAGAGGAATTTATAGATACTTATATCAGCGATTAG
- a CDS encoding DNA alkylation repair protein: MGDVVSIIRKELEQNIDEKTKNNSQRFFKEEVKVYGVKSSIVGKIAKKHFDEIKHKDKEEIFSLCEQLLETGYCEDAFIAFDWSYRIHKNYMPDDIEMFERWIEKYVDNWAKCDTLCNHSIGSFIEQFPQYIKNLKSWARADNRWLKRASAVTLILPARKGDFLRDIFEISDSLLKDKDDLVQKGYGWMLKEASKVHQNEVFNYVMKNKKDMPRTALRYSIEKMPKDLKEQAMKK; this comes from the coding sequence ATGGGGGATGTCGTATCAATCATTAGAAAAGAACTAGAACAGAATATTGATGAAAAAACAAAAAATAATTCTCAACGTTTTTTTAAAGAAGAGGTAAAAGTGTATGGGGTAAAAAGTTCAATTGTCGGGAAGATAGCGAAGAAACATTTTGATGAAATAAAACACAAAGATAAAGAAGAAATATTTTCTCTCTGTGAGCAGCTACTTGAAACAGGCTATTGTGAAGACGCGTTCATAGCATTTGATTGGTCTTACCGGATACATAAGAATTATATGCCTGATGATATTGAAATGTTTGAAAGATGGATTGAAAAATACGTGGATAATTGGGCAAAATGTGATACCTTGTGTAACCATTCCATTGGTTCATTTATTGAGCAGTTCCCGCAATATATAAAAAATCTCAAAAGTTGGGCGAGAGCAGATAACAGGTGGCTCAAACGTGCTTCGGCAGTTACCCTGATCTTACCGGCCAGGAAAGGGGATTTTTTAAGGGATATTTTTGAAATCTCCGATAGCCTTTTAAAGGATAAAGACGATTTAGTCCAAAAGGGTTATGGCTGGATGCTGAAGGAGGCTAGTAAGGTTCACCAAAATGAAGTGTTTAATTATGTGATGAAGAATAAAAAGGACATGCCTCGTACGGCTCTTAGGTATTCAATTGAGAAGATGCCAAAGGATTTAAAGGAGCAGGCAATGAAAAAGTAG
- a CDS encoding VOC family protein, whose product MKFCWCTITVNNMEESLKFYQEIVGLSIEKRYMAGPATEIAFLGSGETKVELLYHNDVNQNINVGQNISLGFEVNSVDEMIKFIQEKGLKIESGPFQPAPHIKFFFVKDPNGLSIQFVENIQL is encoded by the coding sequence ATGAAATTCTGCTGGTGTACTATTACGGTTAATAATATGGAGGAATCTTTGAAGTTTTATCAGGAAATAGTAGGACTCTCGATTGAAAAAAGATATATGGCAGGACCGGCAACTGAGATCGCTTTTTTGGGTTCCGGAGAAACAAAGGTTGAATTATTATATCATAATGATGTAAATCAGAATATAAATGTTGGACAGAATATTTCTCTTGGATTTGAAGTAAACTCTGTTGATGAAATGATCAAGTTTATCCAGGAAAAAGGCCTGAAAATAGAGAGCGGGCCTTTCCAACCGGCGCCTCATATTAAGTTTTTCTTTGTTAAAGATCCTAATGGGCTTAGCATACAATTCGTAGAAAACATACAATTATAG
- the ybgC gene encoding tol-pal system-associated acyl-CoA thioesterase encodes MEIRVYYEDTDAGGVVYYSNYLKYFERGRTEYLRDRGFSVKEMACQGFVFPVVHLEIDYRAPALHDDLLRVETAVLEIKKSSLTFAHQVLRVNDGKLLVDGKVKLACVGPGMKPKRLPEEIIQALKE; translated from the coding sequence ATGGAAATAAGGGTTTATTACGAAGACACTGACGCGGGCGGGGTGGTTTATTACTCAAATTATCTGAAGTACTTCGAAAGGGGGAGGACCGAATACCTTCGTGACCGGGGATTTTCGGTAAAGGAAATGGCCTGTCAAGGTTTCGTTTTTCCAGTTGTGCATCTGGAGATTGATTACCGCGCCCCGGCTTTGCATGACGATTTGCTTAGAGTGGAAACAGCCGTGCTGGAAATTAAAAAATCCTCTCTTACCTTTGCCCATCAGGTGCTGCGGGTCAATGACGGAAAACTGCTCGTAGATGGTAAAGTGAAATTGGCATGTGTGGGACCGGGAATGAAACCAAAGCGGTTGCCTGAGGAGATTATACAGGCCCTTAAAGAATAA
- a CDS encoding GNAT family N-acetyltransferase, with translation MIIRRETPEEFSKIYDLVKIAFQTAKVSNGKEQDFVNHLRAGGNYIPELALVSEENGILIGHIMLTKTYIVNNSNKYQALLLAPISVALKHRNKGVGSHLIRESFKLAKEMGYTAVLLVGDPAYYHRFGFNAAINFGIKNTHNIPDKYVMACELVPGALNGISGTNDLGL, from the coding sequence ATGATTATCAGAAGAGAAACACCTGAAGAATTTTCCAAGATATATGATTTGGTTAAAATAGCTTTTCAAACAGCTAAAGTTTCGAATGGTAAAGAACAGGATTTCGTAAATCATCTGCGCGCTGGCGGCAATTATATTCCGGAATTGGCACTTGTTTCTGAAGAAAACGGTATACTGATTGGACATATAATGTTGACAAAGACTTATATCGTTAACAATAGCAATAAATATCAAGCCCTTCTCTTGGCGCCTATATCAGTAGCTTTAAAGCATCGAAATAAAGGAGTAGGCTCTCACTTGATCAGGGAGAGTTTCAAACTGGCAAAAGAGATGGGATACACGGCCGTGCTTCTTGTCGGTGATCCTGCTTATTACCATAGATTTGGCTTTAATGCCGCTATTAATTTTGGCATCAAAAATACACATAATATTCCTGATAAATACGTAATGGCATGTGAATTAGTTCCGGGCGCATTAAACGGAATTAGCGGAACAAATGATTTAGGATTATGA
- a CDS encoding recombinase family protein — protein MYAPEDSYKLMQLNKVFNVGIYVRLSREDEKCAESESIANQKEFLISHVLEQGWNLIDIFADDGYTGTNFSRPGFQLLIKAIESKKINLVITKDLSRLGRDYIDTGYYVERYFPERNVRYIALNDGVDTFLKNSNNDMTPFKSVMNDLYSKDISNKVRTTANLKRKNGEFIGPFAPYGYLKDPENKNKLVVDPATAWVVRKIYDMLVNGAGLIRISMVLNQEGIPSPGAYKRQTTNYKGRGGDFDAWSFESVKYILTNPTYAGNVTQNRYTKINHKIKKLKRVPREAWITVNNTHEPIIDSDTFEQAQQIISVRDYSTKYAPKGGAHLLSGMIFCGDCGSRMTFAATSAGKFYVICTRYKNYRKCARHSIPEKDLEYSVINELKKISSDAIDFQKLYEKAQKLISTSEDDPVTHEVKKIESRLSEINKIIKCIYEDKVKEVITESDFLNFTQDYNTEREKLNFRLSKLLDDNHRGPSQKKDAGNIMNMVKEFTNFNNVTKPTLIKLIDRIEVFEQREITIKYRFTSPY, from the coding sequence ATGTATGCTCCTGAAGATAGCTACAAATTAATGCAACTGAATAAGGTTTTTAATGTCGGCATATATGTTAGGCTGTCAAGGGAAGATGAAAAATGCGCCGAGTCTGAAAGCATCGCCAACCAGAAGGAATTCCTTATAAGCCATGTGCTGGAGCAAGGCTGGAACTTGATTGATATTTTCGCCGACGATGGGTACACGGGGACAAACTTCAGCAGGCCGGGTTTTCAACTACTGATTAAGGCTATAGAGAGCAAAAAAATTAACCTTGTAATCACCAAAGACCTTTCCAGGCTTGGCAGGGATTATATTGATACGGGTTATTACGTCGAGAGGTATTTTCCCGAAAGAAATGTTAGGTATATAGCTCTTAATGACGGGGTCGACACCTTTTTAAAAAACAGCAACAACGATATGACCCCTTTTAAATCGGTGATGAATGACCTTTACTCTAAAGATATTTCCAATAAGGTCAGAACCACGGCAAACCTTAAAAGAAAAAACGGGGAATTTATCGGACCGTTCGCCCCCTACGGGTATTTGAAAGACCCCGAAAACAAAAACAAACTGGTTGTTGACCCGGCAACTGCCTGGGTGGTCAGGAAAATATATGACATGCTTGTCAACGGAGCCGGGTTGATCCGGATTTCAATGGTCTTGAACCAAGAAGGAATACCCTCCCCTGGAGCGTACAAGAGGCAAACCACAAACTACAAAGGACGTGGCGGAGATTTTGACGCGTGGTCGTTTGAATCAGTTAAATATATACTTACAAACCCCACTTACGCCGGAAACGTTACTCAAAACAGATATACAAAAATCAATCATAAGATCAAAAAATTGAAAAGAGTTCCAAGGGAAGCTTGGATAACGGTTAACAATACTCACGAGCCGATAATTGACAGCGATACATTTGAGCAGGCGCAGCAAATAATTAGCGTAAGAGACTATTCAACAAAATACGCGCCGAAAGGCGGGGCGCATTTACTGTCCGGCATGATTTTTTGCGGAGACTGCGGGAGCCGGATGACTTTTGCCGCAACCAGCGCCGGAAAATTCTACGTTATTTGCACCCGTTATAAGAATTATAGAAAGTGCGCCAGGCATTCCATACCGGAAAAAGATCTTGAATACAGCGTTATTAATGAATTGAAAAAAATATCCTCTGATGCAATAGACTTTCAAAAGCTTTATGAAAAAGCGCAAAAGTTAATTAGTACATCGGAAGATGACCCGGTTACCCATGAGGTAAAAAAGATAGAATCACGTTTAAGTGAAATAAATAAAATAATAAAATGCATATACGAGGATAAGGTTAAGGAAGTAATAACAGAATCGGATTTTCTTAATTTTACGCAAGACTATAATACGGAACGGGAAAAACTGAACTTCAGACTGTCGAAACTGTTAGATGACAATCACAGAGGACCATCGCAAAAAAAAGATGCCGGCAATATTATGAATATGGTAAAGGAATTTACTAATTTTAATAATGTCACCAAACCCACGCTGATTAAGCTGATTGACAGAATTGAAGTCTTCGAGCAAAGGGAAATAACGATAAAATACAGGTTTACGAGTCCTTACTAA